Part of the Zingiber officinale cultivar Zhangliang chromosome 6A, Zo_v1.1, whole genome shotgun sequence genome, TACTGCTTTTGGGGGACAGCTTTGCCAAGACAAGACAAATTTTTTAGAGTCTGACAATCTTTTCCAAAAATTGAAATACATACGTGCACTTGATTTGAACTATATGAACATCACAAAGCTACCGGATTCATTGGGCAACCTCAAACTACTGCGTTACCTTTCTATAGAATATACTAATGTCAGGAGTCTTCCAGAGTCCATATGCAACCTTTACAACTTACAAATTCTCCATGCTGAAAGTGTTTATACACTCCCAAGGCACATTGGAAATTTGATAAACCTACGTCATCTTTGGTTTTCTCaccaagttgtctttcttccatCTGGAATTGGAAACTTGACCAACTTGCAGACACTCAACCACTTCAGCGTTAGTCGTGAAGAAGAGCATTGCAACATAGGAGAATTGAATAGTTTGATGAAACTTGGAGGAAGCATCTCCATTGATAATATAGGTgaggtgaataatttttcaaactcaaaatttccTCTGAAGACAAAAAAGTATCTTGATTCTTTGGAGTTATATTGGTACGATTGGTTTGACTATGCTGATGAAAAGAAGGCAGAGTGGCAGCTCGAGTACCTGGAACCGCATGTCAATCTCAAGACCCTTGAAATAACCAAATATCCAGGAATCAAATTTGTTGGATGGGTGGGCGCTTCATCCTTCACTAAATTGATCAAGTTGATTCTAAGAAATTGTAAGAATTGTAGTAAACTTCCACCGTTGGGTCAACTTCCTTCTCTAGAAGAGCTTGAGATAATTGGGATGGATGGCGTACAACATGTGGGACGTGAATTTTGCTCCATGCTAATACCATCTCCATCTTCTCAGGGAGAGCTTAATATTTGGAAGATGGATGACGTTCAACATGTGGGATCTGGAATTTCCTCCACGCTAGAGCCATTTTCATCTTCCTACAAAATTGCATTTCCCTCTCTTAAATTATTGCTATTTAGCAGCATGAAAAATTGGAAAGCGTGGGATGGAATACAGAGTGGAGATTTCCCCAATCTCCATTTTATTGAAATTTATGAATGTTCAAAGCTGATCAACTTTCCAAAGTGGCCCTTGTTGCCTTCGGTGAAAGAAATGAGTTTACTTGGTTGTGGTGCACTTGATGTTTCATATTGGGTTTCACTGACAAATTTAAAAATTGACATCAATAGTCAGGAACATAGTGAGTGGATGTCCAAGTCTTGCTTTCCAATGCTTCAACACTTGATATTATCTATTGAAGAAGTGGAATCAGTTCGTCTGTCACAGAAACGAATACCTTCACTGAAGACTTTAGAGATTAGAAACTCTCCAACATTGAGAGTTGTTGCAGGGTTAAAAAACCTCACCTCCTTGAATTCTTTAATTATAGAAGCATGCCCTAATCTTGAGTTCAAGGGGTTACCAGCCACCCTCGAACAAGTGAAGCTCTCCCGTTCTAGTTTGTTTGAGAAGGGGTACAAAG contains:
- the LOC121994063 gene encoding acidic leucine-rich nuclear phosphoprotein 32 family member A-like encodes the protein MLQHLILSIEEVESVRLSQKRIPSLKTLEIRNSPTLRVVAGLKNLTSLNSLIIEACPNLEFKGLPATLEQVKLSRSSLFEKGYKEQQHMPNDLMIEAHNSDDEDEEEEEEEEEKQEEEQEEMDVNDEEEEEEQEEMYVNDEEEEEMDGEDDDNNDNGSNIEEG